The following proteins are co-located in the Desulfobaccales bacterium genome:
- a CDS encoding glycosyltransferase family 2 protein, with protein sequence MNNKPVLAIVVPCYNEEEVLPETINRLSRLMQELVVAEKISEKSFLLFVDDGSRDRTWGVISEAHRVGGKIRGLKLSRNFGHQNALVAGMEHVRDKCDCMVSIDADLQDDINVIEVGLEKYYSGANIVYFVRRERKKDTWLKKSTAYFFYRLISFIGVGIIYNHADYRLIDRTVLNCFLSYKEVNMFLRGIFPMIGFTIATVPYDRKERFAGKSKYPFKKMMAFALEGITSFSVVPLRIVSAAGLAVFSFSLLMGGFILYYALVRGKVVPGWASTVLPIYFLGGVQLLSLGIIGEYIGKIYNETKGRPRYFVETSAE encoded by the coding sequence CTTACCCGAGACGATCAATAGGTTATCGCGGCTGATGCAGGAACTTGTGGTTGCGGAAAAAATTTCCGAAAAGAGTTTCTTGCTCTTTGTGGATGACGGAAGTCGCGACCGGACCTGGGGGGTCATTTCGGAGGCCCATCGGGTGGGGGGGAAGATTAGAGGACTAAAACTTTCCAGGAACTTTGGCCATCAGAATGCCCTGGTGGCGGGCATGGAGCACGTGCGTGATAAATGCGATTGTATGGTATCCATAGATGCGGATCTTCAGGATGATATCAATGTTATCGAGGTCGGTCTGGAAAAATATTATTCTGGAGCCAATATAGTTTATTTTGTCAGGCGGGAAAGAAAGAAAGACACTTGGTTAAAGAAGTCTACAGCCTACTTTTTTTATAGATTAATCTCTTTCATTGGAGTTGGCATTATATATAATCACGCTGATTATCGTCTCATTGATCGAACTGTATTAAATTGTTTCCTCAGTTATAAGGAAGTGAATATGTTTTTACGTGGGATATTCCCGATGATTGGATTCACCATAGCTACTGTTCCATATGATAGAAAGGAACGTTTTGCCGGAAAATCCAAATACCCATTCAAAAAGATGATGGCTTTTGCGCTTGAGGGTATTACCTCGTTTAGCGTTGTTCCTCTGCGGATCGTTTCGGCTGCCGGGCTCGCGGTTTTTTCCTTCAGCCTATTAATGGGCGGTTTTATACTCTATTATGCGCTAGTGAGAGGCAAGGTCGTGCCGGGTTGGGCTTCCACAGTGCTGCCAATTTATTTTCTGGGGGGGGTGCAACTTTTGTCGCTCGGTATTATCGGGGAATATATCGGCAAGATTTATAACGAAACCAAAGGCCGGCCGCGGTATTTCGTGGAGACGTCAGCGGAGTGA
- a CDS encoding class I SAM-dependent methyltransferase — protein MKQPRGLKVERVEFDSYAYEYEEMVNSGIAFFGEKHDYFHAYKLSCLQRWIAGIEYSDTILDFGCGTGKLAALMAQTFRHAAVYGYDVSSRSLELARARCGALENLTFGDSFTEHQFDLIVAANVFHHIKPKDRKRVILQLRDSLKPTGRMVIFEHNPLNPLTRWVVKACPFDADAELLSALQFIRLAGSCDLEVDCRRYIVFFPKFLSFFRRLEFHLGFFPLGAQYMLSLKKGPPPEGMLEGNRSLLPGQLKNDPPGR, from the coding sequence ATGAAACAACCTAGGGGCTTGAAGGTGGAACGGGTTGAATTTGATAGCTACGCGTATGAGTATGAGGAGATGGTTAACTCGGGGATCGCCTTCTTCGGAGAAAAACACGACTACTTTCATGCTTACAAACTCTCTTGCCTCCAAAGGTGGATAGCCGGAATAGAATATTCCGACACGATCCTCGACTTTGGCTGCGGCACTGGCAAGCTCGCAGCCCTCATGGCGCAAACCTTCCGCCACGCCGCGGTCTATGGCTACGATGTCTCCTCCCGATCCCTGGAATTGGCCAGGGCTAGATGCGGGGCACTTGAGAACCTCACCTTTGGGGACAGCTTTACCGAGCATCAGTTCGACCTGATTGTTGCCGCCAACGTTTTCCACCACATCAAGCCTAAAGACCGGAAAAGAGTCATTCTCCAACTACGAGATTCCTTGAAGCCCACCGGGAGGATGGTTATTTTCGAGCACAATCCTCTAAATCCTCTAACCCGTTGGGTGGTGAAGGCCTGCCCCTTTGACGCTGACGCCGAGCTGCTTTCCGCTCTTCAATTTATCCGACTGGCCGGGAGCTGTGACTTGGAGGTCGACTGCAGGCGCTACATTGTCTTTTTTCCTAAGTTCCTCAGCTTCTTCCGCAGGCTGGAGTTCCACCTAGGGTTCTTCCCTCTGGGCGCCCAGTACATGTTGTCTCTCAAAAAGGGCCCCCCCCCTGAGGGGATGCTTGAAGGGAACCGTAGTCTGCTCCCTGGCCAGCTTAAAAACGATCCCCCAGGGAGGTAA